The following coding sequences lie in one Bacteroidota bacterium genomic window:
- a CDS encoding aminotransferase class I/II-fold pyridoxal phosphate-dependent enzyme, translating into MITDLRSDTVTKPGKAMLEAMFNAKVGDDVFGEDPTVNELEEKAARFFGQEAGVFCPSGTMTNQVAIKVHTQPGDEVVCDATAHIYHYEGGGISFNSGAQAKLIYGDRGRMTAKEVEETINVKPDNHLCLTQLVCVENTVNRAGGSYYMLQQMKDISAVCKKNNLKYHLDGARIFNALVETKDKPAELGSLFDSISVCLSKGLGTPAGSVLLGNKEFIRKARRIRKVFGGGMRQAGFLAAAGIYALDNNIERLKEDHQRAKELGNVMKALSFVESVMPVDTNIVIFKLTDKMLSDDLLKKLAEQNIRALNFGKQSIRFVTHLDFTDAMLEKTIKVLKAV; encoded by the coding sequence ATGATAACAGATCTGAGAAGTGACACCGTTACAAAGCCCGGAAAAGCTATGCTGGAAGCTATGTTCAACGCGAAGGTAGGCGACGACGTGTTTGGGGAAGACCCTACAGTTAACGAACTTGAAGAGAAGGCCGCAAGATTTTTTGGCCAGGAGGCAGGTGTTTTTTGCCCTTCAGGTACCATGACCAACCAGGTAGCCATAAAAGTCCATACCCAGCCCGGTGATGAAGTGGTGTGTGATGCCACCGCGCATATCTACCATTATGAAGGGGGTGGAATCAGTTTTAATTCGGGCGCCCAGGCAAAATTGATTTATGGTGACAGGGGCCGAATGACTGCTAAAGAGGTTGAGGAAACAATCAACGTAAAACCCGATAATCACTTATGTCTCACACAATTGGTTTGTGTTGAAAATACAGTGAACAGGGCAGGAGGGAGTTATTATATGCTGCAGCAAATGAAAGATATATCAGCTGTATGCAAAAAGAATAATTTAAAGTATCACCTGGATGGAGCCCGGATATTCAACGCATTAGTGGAAACAAAAGACAAGCCGGCTGAACTAGGTTCGTTATTCGACTCTATATCCGTATGCCTGTCGAAAGGTTTAGGTACACCAGCCGGTTCAGTTTTGCTGGGTAATAAAGAATTTATCCGAAAAGCACGCCGGATACGCAAAGTTTTCGGAGGTGGTATGCGTCAGGCCGGTTTTCTTGCCGCTGCGGGTATTTATGCACTTGATAATAACATTGAACGCTTAAAGGAAGACCACCAAAGAGCAAAGGAGCTTGGCAATGTGATGAAAGCTTTATCATTTGTTGAAAGTGTAATGCCCGTTGATACGAATATTGTCATTTTTAAATTGACGGATAAAATGCTGAGCGACGATTTGCTGAAGAAACTTGCGGAGCAAAACATCAGGGCGCTGAACTTTGGCAAACAATCCATTCGCTTTGTAACTCACCTTGATTTTACTGACGCAATGCTGGAAAAGACAATAAAAGTATTAAAGGCTGTATGA
- a CDS encoding O-methyltransferase, which translates to MDFLDAAIEQYVIDHTQTEPDVLQRLNRETNLKVLMPRMLSGHLQGRVLGMLSCMIKPEHILEIGTYTGYSAICLASGLVDRGKLITIDINKELEKMVRKYFDEAGVADKIDYRIGNAMEIIPGLKEKLDLVFIDADKENYSNYYDLVFDKVNKGGFIIADNVLWSGKVLMDKTKMDKDTKAIYEFNNKVHNDKRVEHVLFPVRDGLMVIRKMK; encoded by the coding sequence ATGGATTTTCTTGATGCAGCCATTGAACAATATGTAATAGATCATACACAAACCGAGCCGGATGTATTGCAGCGTTTAAACCGTGAAACAAATCTCAAGGTACTCATGCCACGCATGTTGTCCGGACATTTGCAGGGACGTGTATTGGGTATGCTCAGCTGTATGATAAAGCCGGAACATATTCTTGAAATAGGTACCTATACAGGGTATTCGGCCATATGTCTTGCTTCCGGCCTGGTGGATAGGGGAAAGTTGATCACCATAGATATTAATAAGGAGTTGGAGAAAATGGTGCGGAAGTATTTTGATGAAGCGGGGGTGGCGGACAAAATTGATTACCGTATCGGGAACGCAATGGAGATCATTCCGGGCCTAAAAGAGAAACTCGACCTGGTTTTTATCGATGCTGATAAGGAGAATTATTCCAACTATTACGACCTTGTTTTTGACAAAGTGAATAAGGGTGGTTTCATTATCGCTGACAATGTGCTGTGGAGCGGTAAAGTGCTGATGGATAAAACAAAAATGGATAAGGACACAAAGGCTATCTATGAGTTCAATAATAAAGTACATAATGACAAACGGGTTGAACATGTTCTGTTTCCTGTGAGAGACGGACTGATGGTGATCAGAAAAATGAAGTAA
- the crcB gene encoding fluoride efflux transporter CrcB, whose product MNNILAIFIGGGLGSLVRYGISGFTAERFKTIFPLATLASNILSCVILAATIAFLSQKADMNPTWKMFIITGFCGGFSTFSTFSYETVELIRSGNSMYAIANILLSVIVCAGLIFMIARDQPA is encoded by the coding sequence ATATTTATCGGTGGTGGCCTTGGAAGCCTTGTTCGATATGGTATTTCGGGCTTTACTGCGGAAAGGTTTAAAACCATTTTCCCCCTTGCTACTTTGGCGTCAAATATATTAAGCTGCGTAATACTCGCTGCAACAATTGCTTTTCTAAGTCAAAAGGCGGATATGAATCCGACATGGAAGATGTTTATAATTACCGGGTTTTGCGGAGGCTTCAGTACCTTCTCAACCTTCAGCTATGAAACGGTTGAATTGATCCGGAGCGGCAACAGCATGTATGCCATCGCGAATATTTTACTGAGTGTTATTGTTTGTGCGGGACTTATATTTATGATCGCCAGAGATCAGCCTGCATAA